The Sphingomicrobium aestuariivivum DNA window CCGAGGTGCCGTCGGAAGACCTTCTCAACACCAACATCTCGGGGTTCCACCGCGACAACAACACGGTCTACATGACCGACAGCCGCGGGGTGGACATCGCCGCCCTGAAGGCGATCGACCTGACGACCGGCGAGGTGAAGGTGATCGCGCAAGGCTCGAAGGCCGACATCAACGGGATCTACCGCGACATCGAGACCTATGAGCCGATTGCTTATTCGAGCAACTATCTCAAGAACGAGTGGACCGCGCTGACCCCCGAGGCGCAGGCGGAGCTGGATTTCCTCCAGTCGAACCTCGCGGGCGAGATTTCGGTCACCAGCCGGACCGATGATGATCGCTACTGGATTGTCCACCAGAGCGCGGCCGAGGCGCCCGGCGTTTATCACCTCTATGATCGCGAGAGCGACACGCTGACCGAATGGTTCTCGACCCGCCCCGACCTCGAGGGCGCGCCCCTGCAGCCGATGATGCCGCTCGAGCTGAAGGCGCGCGACGGGCGGACGCTGGTGTCCTACCTCACGCTCCCGCCGGGCAGCGACACGGATGGCGACGGGCGCCCCGAGGAAGCGGTGCCGATGCTGCTCTGGGTGCATGGCGGCCCGTGGGCGCGCGACAGCTATGGCTACAATACGGTGCACCAGTGGATGGCCAACCGCGGCTATGCGGTGCTCTCCGTCAACTATCGCGGCTCGACCGGCTTCGGGAAGGCGCACACCAATGCCGCCGTCGGCGAGTTCGCGGGCAAGATGCATGACGATCTCATCGATGCGGTCGACTGGGCCATCGCCGAGGGCGTGACCGAGGCCGACAGCGTGGCCATCGGCGGCGGCAGCTACGGCGGCTATGCGACGCTCACGGGCGTGGCGTTCACTCCCGACCGCTTCGCCTGCGGGGTCGATATCGTCGGTCCCTCGAGCCTCGTCACGCTGATCGAGAGCTTCCCCGAATATTGGAAGCCGTTCCTCGCCGGCACCTGGTTCCGCTATGTCGGCGATCCGAGCGACCCCGAACAGCGCGAGGATTTGCTCGCCCGTTCGGCGATCAGCCGCATCGACGATATCTCCGCGCCGTTGCTGGTCGGGCAGGGGGGTAACGACCCGCGCGTGACCAAGCAGGAAGCCGACAATCTCGTCGCTGCGATGCAGGCCAAGGGGCTGCCCGTGACCTACATCAACTTCCCCGACGAGGGGCATGGCTTCCAGAAGCCCGAGAACCGGCTGGCGTTCTTCGCGGCGATGGAAGGCTTCCTCGAGACCTGCCTCGGCGGGCGCGCGCAGCCGCTCGGCGACGCCTTCGAGGGAAGCTCGGCCGAAGTGCTGGCCGGCGCGCAATATGTCGACGGCCTCGATGCGGTGTCGGGCGGAGGCGAATAGGCCTCTTCCCCGTCGCTTGACGGACAGGGCGGTGTCGGCAATGCCGGCGCCGCCTTTTCCTTTTGACGGAGTGTGTTCTTTGCGACTGCTTGTCCCTCTTGCCTGCGCGCTTGTCCTATCCGCCTGCGGGGAGCCGGCGGCGCCGGTCCTGCCCGCCGATGCGAGCGTGGCGGCGATCCTCGAGAGCGGGATGGAAAACCCCGCGCTGACCGAACGGCTCGGCGCGCGGCTGTCGGTCGTGGAGGGCGAGGCGCTCGAGGCCGAGCTCGACGCGGCGGGTTTTACCGCGCGGGACCGTGATGACGAGGGCTGCGCGGTGCGGCGCTACGAGGGCGAGGCGGCCGAGCGCTATTTGCGCGATGCCACGCTGCGGGTCCGGCTCGCCGATTGCGACGACAAGGACGAGCCGCTGCGCTATGAAGTGATGACCGTGAATTTCGGAGACGCGTGATGAAGCTTGGCCGCCTGAACCATGTCGGGATCGCCACCCCCTCGATCGAGAAGAGCATCCAGCATTATGAGGCCACCATGGGCGCTCATGTGACGATGGAGCCCTTCGACCTGCCCGCGCAGGGGGTGAAGGTCTGCTTCGTCGACACGCCCAACAGCCAGATCGAGCTGATCGAGCCGCTGGGCGAGAACAGCCCCATCCACAAGTTCCTCGAGAAGAACCCCCTCGGGGGGCAACACCACCTTTGTTTCGAAGTCCCCGATATCGAGGAGGCACGCGCCTGGTTCGAGGGGATCGGCAAGCGAATCCTCGGCCCGACGCGCACCGGCGCGCATGGCACGCCGATCTTCTTCCTTCACCCGAAGGACATGGAA harbors:
- the mce gene encoding methylmalonyl-CoA epimerase, giving the protein MKLGRLNHVGIATPSIEKSIQHYEATMGAHVTMEPFDLPAQGVKVCFVDTPNSQIELIEPLGENSPIHKFLEKNPLGGQHHLCFEVPDIEEARAWFEGIGKRILGPTRTGAHGTPIFFLHPKDMEGVLTEIMESPKQAH
- a CDS encoding S9 family peptidase, whose protein sequence is MMRFSGLLTTLAATTLLAGCTTTEAETASASAPAAEEMAMYDVNAYPLIDREALFGNPERAQGRLSPDGQWMSWIAPYNGVMNVWVAPRGNMAAAKVVTNDTHRGISNHQWTVDSDHILYLKDNDGDEKNHVYAVDPATGTARDLTPYEGVSAQIRGVSRDKPGVILVGLNDRNAQLHDLYEIDLATGERTLILENPGYAAIISDNVYAPRMAALMQPDGSMKLMWLKEDMTPGEVFAEVPSEDLLNTNISGFHRDNNTVYMTDSRGVDIAALKAIDLTTGEVKVIAQGSKADINGIYRDIETYEPIAYSSNYLKNEWTALTPEAQAELDFLQSNLAGEISVTSRTDDDRYWIVHQSAAEAPGVYHLYDRESDTLTEWFSTRPDLEGAPLQPMMPLELKARDGRTLVSYLTLPPGSDTDGDGRPEEAVPMLLWVHGGPWARDSYGYNTVHQWMANRGYAVLSVNYRGSTGFGKAHTNAAVGEFAGKMHDDLIDAVDWAIAEGVTEADSVAIGGGSYGGYATLTGVAFTPDRFACGVDIVGPSSLVTLIESFPEYWKPFLAGTWFRYVGDPSDPEQREDLLARSAISRIDDISAPLLVGQGGNDPRVTKQEADNLVAAMQAKGLPVTYINFPDEGHGFQKPENRLAFFAAMEGFLETCLGGRAQPLGDAFEGSSAEVLAGAQYVDGLDAVSGGGE